In one window of Vibrio sp. DW001 DNA:
- a CDS encoding LysR family transcriptional regulator, protein MLDNVNLNLLRSLLILLEECHVTRSAERLNITQSAVSRQLAQLRNLFDDPLLIRDGNELYKTPKAVELKVKLEQLFGEFKYLIEEQSFEPEKWAGEVSFSCSDYVAQYIFPEIVKKVSGYTQTAKFNYHLWQPHLIDSFANSPIKLASTLLANKPKGLSGKLIGEDNLVCVMRNTHPLSHKNELILDDILSFQHVMITGGGDKNSEFDARLSALKRSRDIGLKVPFYSAALSSLINTDYLLVIPQHIARNMCAHLPISYYSLPIDLPVQRYWLIWHPKYDNEPSHQWVRELSYEILRNSIYSVGYDSN, encoded by the coding sequence ATGTTAGATAATGTTAATTTAAATCTACTGCGCTCCCTTCTTATCTTATTAGAAGAATGCCATGTTACTCGATCGGCTGAACGACTTAACATTACTCAATCTGCGGTAAGTCGGCAATTAGCACAATTACGAAACTTGTTTGATGACCCCTTGCTTATTCGAGACGGTAATGAATTATACAAAACACCTAAAGCCGTAGAACTTAAAGTTAAACTAGAGCAGTTGTTTGGCGAATTTAAATACCTTATTGAAGAGCAATCTTTTGAACCTGAGAAGTGGGCAGGGGAAGTGAGTTTCTCTTGTAGTGACTATGTCGCCCAATATATTTTTCCAGAAATTGTTAAAAAAGTAAGTGGTTATACTCAGACCGCTAAATTTAACTATCATCTTTGGCAACCTCATTTAATCGATAGTTTTGCAAATAGTCCGATAAAGTTGGCCTCTACCCTTTTAGCTAATAAACCCAAAGGTCTATCTGGAAAATTAATTGGTGAAGATAATTTGGTTTGCGTTATGAGGAATACACACCCCTTATCTCATAAAAACGAACTTATTCTTGATGATATTCTTAGCTTCCAACATGTCATGATTACGGGTGGAGGTGATAAGAACAGTGAATTTGATGCTCGTTTATCTGCACTTAAAAGAAGCCGGGATATTGGTTTAAAAGTCCCCTTTTATTCTGCGGCATTGAGTTCATTGATAAACACAGATTACTTGCTTGTTATTCCTCAACATATTGCAAGAAATATGTGCGCGCATTTGCCAATTTCTTATTACAGCCTTCCGATTGACTTACCGGTACAAAGGTATTGGCTAATATGGCATCCAAAATATGATAACGAACCTTCCCATCAATGGGTAAGAGAATTATCTTATGAGATTCTGAGAAATTCGATCTACTCAGTTGGCTATGATTCTAACTGA
- a CDS encoding OmpA family protein: MKKLVMLASTLLVVSPQLVQAEAYVGGKLGYSWLDGSCPTDSSCSDDGGAGGIYGGYNFTDMFGLEAGYDYLGDFKAAPFDDSMKAFTLAPKLTIPVNDIDLYGKLGAAWVDYADINDTVLLAAIGAEYGFSDNIFGRVEYQRVNNITKGVVDNLDVNSFFFGLTYKFGSSAPAAVAEELTPEPIQEEVVAEAIPVPETRLFQEYGVELFDNDSFELAPNSERYFDWLVGVLNKYPQAEAEIIGHTDSRGSEEYNQSLSQQRAQSVADYLYTQGIEESRITVRGEGESKPKASNDTEEGRMENRRVEVIIDEFEITQ; the protein is encoded by the coding sequence GTCCACATTGTTAGTGGTGTCTCCCCAGTTGGTTCAAGCTGAAGCTTATGTCGGTGGAAAATTGGGTTATTCTTGGTTGGATGGGTCGTGTCCAACGGATAGCTCGTGCAGCGATGATGGTGGCGCTGGTGGTATTTATGGTGGCTATAACTTTACAGATATGTTCGGTTTAGAAGCTGGTTATGATTATTTGGGTGATTTTAAGGCGGCACCTTTTGATGATTCAATGAAGGCATTCACTCTCGCACCAAAACTGACTATCCCGGTTAATGATATTGACCTATACGGTAAACTTGGTGCGGCATGGGTTGATTATGCAGATATTAACGATACTGTACTATTAGCCGCAATAGGTGCTGAATATGGTTTTTCAGATAATATTTTTGGACGAGTAGAGTATCAACGCGTCAATAATATTACGAAAGGGGTCGTTGATAATTTAGATGTAAATTCTTTTTTCTTCGGACTCACCTATAAATTTGGTTCTAGTGCGCCGGCCGCTGTCGCTGAAGAATTAACACCAGAACCGATTCAAGAGGAAGTGGTTGCAGAAGCGATACCAGTACCTGAAACAAGATTGTTTCAAGAGTACGGTGTAGAGCTGTTTGATAATGACAGCTTTGAACTTGCACCAAATAGCGAACGGTATTTCGATTGGTTGGTTGGTGTTTTGAATAAATACCCTCAGGCTGAGGCTGAGATCATTGGACATACTGATTCACGAGGCTCGGAAGAATATAATCAATCATTGTCACAACAACGTGCACAATCAGTAGCCGATTATTTGTATACACAAGGAATCGAAGAATCAAGAATTACTGTTCGTGGTGAAGGTGAAAGCAAACCTAAAGCTTCAAATGACACTGAAGAGGGCCGTATGGAAAACCGTCGCGTAGAAGTCATTATTGATGAATTTGAGATCACACAATAG
- a CDS encoding LysE family translocator: MTISVWLSLFTICLLGAMSPGPSLAIVVKHSLAGGRINGVATAWAHATGIAIYAFVTLVGLAALLHQYPTLFTVISYLGAVYLAYLGFLALRSKGGVAAKLESGERVSVLQSAKEGFLISVTSPKIMIFFTALFSQFVGVGAELSSRVIVVATPYFVDGLWYTFLAFMLSSPALLDKLKSKAVIIDRLSGIVLIALALRVVWVA; encoded by the coding sequence ATGACTATCTCAGTTTGGTTATCTCTTTTTACCATCTGCTTATTGGGTGCTATGTCACCTGGACCCAGTTTAGCCATAGTAGTAAAACACAGTTTAGCTGGGGGGAGAATCAATGGTGTTGCAACTGCATGGGCACATGCAACTGGTATAGCTATTTATGCGTTTGTTACTCTCGTTGGGCTAGCGGCTTTGCTGCATCAATACCCTACTTTATTTACCGTGATTAGCTATCTGGGTGCTGTTTATTTGGCCTATTTGGGCTTTTTGGCTTTAAGGTCTAAAGGCGGCGTGGCAGCTAAGCTTGAGTCGGGTGAGAGAGTCAGTGTGTTGCAGTCAGCAAAAGAAGGTTTTTTGATTTCAGTAACAAGCCCTAAAATAATGATTTTTTTTACCGCACTCTTCTCACAATTTGTCGGTGTGGGGGCAGAGTTATCCAGTCGGGTGATTGTGGTAGCGACACCTTATTTTGTTGACGGTTTATGGTATACCTTTCTTGCTTTTATGCTCTCTTCTCCAGCATTACTTGATAAATTGAAAAGCAAAGCAGTCATCATTGACCGGCTCTCAGGTATCGTTCTTATTGCTTTGGCATTAAGGGTAGTTTGGGTCGCGTAG